One window of the Anopheles cruzii chromosome 2, idAnoCruzAS_RS32_06, whole genome shotgun sequence genome contains the following:
- the LOC128278945 gene encoding mucin-5AC — MGGFRYTLFAVLLLASLTHGAKRKVACKNCLKNKVAHHNGNRLIASPINLLNPDRYEFFTLDDKGKVVKRIMTFNEIQSIVAGSDISELKLFTNGNNNERIVSSVVSNVRNVLNNELNLMNGHEGVDFVTTELSISDVISVQREPITSSTAGSSDQMNEGPSERPTTEIPTTRQTEHPSERPVESILQQSELITLLKSTVKHEALNTTDRTTEITTEPTTTSSATEQTTRSTTAQPTASTTERATTVRTTARTTQRPTEGSPLKTTIVVSSSRPALKTTEQSTEHSSTRPTTEKPQTTRTKTHPTERPTEKFATQHVKSTVATTNIRPIEIEVVKVTERPMLLPVESSTQPTDERSTENYSENMVTESSEKSVEESIYPIEASVEISSEESTEFTITKAPQISSQFSTKIENESDSDYSTESSSGSITTASLISGFLASASLHPYKKPVSAEEPSMSQTTESDDPAGTLKDLISTSTKFEDDSSETFKTPTESDTLLTDAIAQYITNIQREPVVTSLFEEVNDDNVERSTATAHTEETTLGMTASYEALPTTTVLEAENDLHLEDSTEAENDLHLEDSTEASNEESENIQSSTWELPEVDVTTTENLKFQPPQTDIVSSDAQQALHKIIESLQFPDDGADSKETDMKLAQSTMVPEMDVGPLTYDTDAQNSINAIIQSLGQGSLFSDENSIISVTTDETTRFTTVTAETTPNTTPSTTTASTTTSTEKTTTTTQRPSSTAYSTFSVPVSKTASATESSETNLSNNINYNTNIMDTIEKFLSKFAGLPNPETYSVNMTKMDVLSDFPSEINMTDYLDRTATVASVLKFPHTKPVQLDRPLTNRDSVPEEPELFEDTPVESMLNETVASFMKLGEMLTMGSIINTSPEPTQVQVELKTVVDEEETELLRFLSICGNLGTNMYRDLTDISLHSRSLVYSPFATITTLSMLFLGTRGTTAESINGVIGLDEMTSFNPHLFFKSIADDLQPRYRRKAVPTFEGSSFSRTLLSDRTQGGLQRFFKARVQEIYSAVAEPIDFHQKDEILRHMSGDFPREYVDTLKQLRAPLISISRNRYRHECNSATLYGVMNFQRSSAETISTVALPSVTFRSGFSTGFSKSLNATIVSLPGSTSNISVFFLKPAEISGRSDNRLEALEAHIHTQSISNVLKLFPDETVRTAYAEVQLPHFTQTSMYNMSRSIRQLGLENLFQSDTANFNGLQDSTISNMYLSETIQTDSFALCGRDELATKSSVVFHSFSTNLPKHPSIVAIGNSTAKRIVRNSRRKNRSMSEVARAYDSMLVFDTPFLYLVRHNPTGLLLYVGRFLG; from the exons ACGGTAACCGATTGATAGCGAGTCCAATAAACTTATTAAACCCTGATCGGTACGAGTTCTTCACATTGGACGACAAAGGGAAAGTTGTAAAGCGCATCATGACCTTTAATGAAATCCAGAGCATTGTTGCTGGAAGTGACATCAGTGAACTCAAGCTGTTCACCAACGGTAACAATAACGAACGCATTGTGTCTAGCGTCGTTTCGAATGTGCGCAACGTGCTAAACAACGAACTTAATCTCATGAATGGGCACGAAGGTGTTGACTTCGTTACAACGGAGCTTTCCATTTCGGATGTGATTAGCGTACAGCGTGAGCCTATTACGAGCTCAACGGCTGGTTCATCGGATCAAATGAACGAGGGACCGTCGGAAAGACCTACAACGGAAATACCGACGACAAGACAAACGGAACATCCGTCCGAGAGGCCTGTAGAAAGTATACTACAACAATCGGAGTTAATTACATTGCTTAAGAGCACCGTAAAACATGAGGCACTAAACACAACTGACCGGACGACGGAGATTACCACGGAACCAACAACGACGTCCAGTGCAACAGAACAAACAACAAGGTCAACGACTGCTCAACCGACAGCAAGCACGACGGAAAGAGCGACGACAGTGCGTACAACAGCGCGTACCACTCAACGCCCAACCGAGGGATCTCCACTGAAGACAACGATAGTAGTTTCTTCATCCCGACCTGCCCTGAAAACAACGGAACAGTCAACTGAACATTCCTCAACCAGACCGACGACCGAAAAACCACAGACAACTAGAACAAAGACACATCCAACTgaacggccaacggaaaagTTCGCTACACAACACGTGAAGTCAACAGTGGCCACCACAAACATTCGACCAATAGAAATAGAGGTGGTCAAAGTAACAGAACGACCAATGCTCCTTCCGGTGGAGTCTTCTACTCAGCCAACTGACGAAAGGTCGACGGAAAACTATAGTGAAAATATGGTTACTGAATCTTCTGAAAAGTCGGTTGAGGAATCCATTTATCCAATAGAAGCTTCGGTGGAAATTTCATCCGAGGAATCAACAGAATTTACTATTACAAAAGCTCCTCAAATTTCATCCCAATTTTCCactaaaatagaaaatgaaAGCGACTCGGACTATTCCACCGAAAGCAGTAGTGGTAGCATAACCACTGCATCGTTGATATCAGGTTTTTTGGCAAGTGCCAGTCTGCACCCTTACAAAAAACCGGTCAGTGCTGAAGAACCGTCGATGTCACAAACAACTGAATCCGATGACCCAGCCGGAACGCTCAAGGATTTAATTTCGACCAGTACTAAGTTTGAAGACGATTCTTCagaaacattcaaaacacCAACGGAATCGGACACATTGTTAACTGATGCAATTGCTCAATACATTACCAACATTCAGAGAGAGCCAGTCGTTACCAGCTTGTTTGAGGAGGTGAACGATGATAACGTAGAGAGAtcgacagcaacagcacacacCGAAGAAACTACCCTCGGAATGACCGCTTCTTACGAAGCACTACCAACTACTACTGTACTCGAAGCAGAAAATGATTTACATTTGGAGGACTCGACCGAAGCAGAAAATGATTTACATTTGGAGGACTCGACCGAAGCAAGCAATGAGGAGTCGGAAAATATTCAATCCTCTACTTGGGAACTGCCTGAGGTTGATGTCACCACAacagaaaatttgaaattccAACCACCACAAACGGATATCGTATCATCCGATGCACAGCAAGCCCTCCATAAGATTATCGAATCCTTGCAGTTTCCAGATGATGGGGCTGACAGCAAGGAAACAGACATGAAATTGGCCCAAAGCACTATGGTTCCCGAGATGGATGTTGGACCGCTCACCTATGataccgatgcacaaaactCGATTAACGCCATCATTCAGTCTTTGGGGCAAGGATCCCTGTTTTCTGACGAAAATTCGATCATATCCGTAACTACCGATGAAACTACTAGGTTCACTACGGTGACAGCAGAGACTACACCAAATACtacaccatcaacaacaaccgcaTCAACGACAACATCGACAGAAAAAACTACTACGACCACGCAAAGACCGTCCTCTACAGCATATTCAACATTTTCAGTTCCGGTTTCCAAAACGGCTTCTGCTACAGAATCGTCTGAAACAAATTTATCCAACAACATCAATTACAACACAAACATAATGGACACGATTGAAAAGTTTCTCAGTAAGTTTGCAGGTCTGCCCAACCCTGAAACGTATTCGGTGAATATGACAAAGATGGATGTTTTGAGCGACTTTCCTTCCGAGATAAATATGACTGATTACCTTGATCGTACGGCAACAGTGGCGTCGGTTCTGAAATTTCCCCACACGAAGCCTGTTCAACTAGACCGGCCATTGACTAATCGAGACAGTGTACCAGAGGAACCAGAACTTTTTGAGGACACACCAGTGGAATCAATGTTGAACGAGACGGTGGCTTCGTTTATGAAACTTGGCGAAATGCTCACGATGGGCAGCATTATCAATACTTCCCCCGAGCCGACACAGGTGCAGGTGGAATTGAAGACCGTCGTAGACGAAGAGGAAACGGAGCTGTTGCGGTTTCTTTCAATCTGTGGAAACTTGGGCACCAACATGTACCGTGATTTGACGGATATATCGTTACATAGTCGCAGTCTGGTGTATTCCCCTTTCGCGACTATCACTACCTTATCGATGCTTTTTCTCGGAACCCGCGGCACAACGGCGGAAAGCATAAATGGAGTCATTGGGCTGGATGAAATGACTTCCTTTAATCCGCATCTGTTCTTTAAATCCATCGCCGATGATTTGCAGCCTCGTTACCGTCGCAAAGCCGTTCCAACCTTCGAAGGGTCTTCTTTTTCTCGCACGCTGTTGAGCGATAGGACACAAGGCGGACTGCAGCGATTTTTCAAAGCACGTGTTCAAGAAATCTATTCTGCCGTTGCGGAACCGATCGATTTTCATCAAAAAGACGAAATACTGCGGCATATGAGTGGAGATTTTCCTAGGGAGTACGTGGATACCCTGAAACAGTTGCGAGCACCGTTGATATCGATAAGCAGAAACCGTTATCGG CACGAATGCAACAGTGCAACGTTGTACGGTGTGATGAATTTTCAGCGAAGTTCGGCAGAAACCATATCGACCGTCGCCCTGCCCAGCGTAACGTTCCGATCGGGATTCTCGACTGGTTTCTCGAAGTCACTGAACGCTACGATTGTATCTTTACCAGGATCAACCAGTAATATTTCAGTTTTTTTCCTGAAACCTGCAGAAATTAGCGGTCGTTCTGACAATAGACTCGAAGCACTGGAAGCCCACATTCACACGCAGAGCATTTCCAACGTCCTAAAGCTGTTCCCAGATGAAACAGTGCGCACTGCTTACGCCGAAGTACAGTTGCCGCATTTCACGCAGACCAGCATGTACAATATGAGTCGCAGCATTCGGCAGCTAGGACTGGAGAATTTGTTCCAATCGGATACGGCCAACTTCAACGGGCTTCAAGATTCGACCATTTCAAACATGTACCTGTCCGAAACCATCCAAACCGATTCATTTGCCTTGTGTGGCAGGGACGAACTAGCGACAAAATCTTCGGTTGTGTTCCACAGTTTCTCAACTAACTTACCGAAACATCCTTCTATAGTTGCAATTGGAAATTCCACGGCGAAACGGATCGTACGGAACAGTCGTCGCAAAAACCGGTCAATGTCCGAGGTTGCGCGGGCTTACGACAGCATGCTAGTATTTGACACACCCTTTTTGTACTTAGTGAGACACAATCCAACAGGTTTGCTTCTGTACGTAGGGCGATTCCTGGGATAA
- the LOC128278095 gene encoding arfaptin-2 isoform X1, giving the protein MYPVEVKMNKSNEKSIHEMLKNTPSMNDSTDTVHTGSEQQTKQTIKHSTTLTLRNVSNHHSLSSPTSVSLEDESAYIKNGSSKLDTFRNWSITTYKCTKQIMLEKLGKSRTVDLELEAQIDQLKETQKKYLSIMRLSRAFTSHFYNCMQTQTLLAETFSDLAQKSPELQEEFLRNAETQRILTKNGELLLNALNFFISSINTLCNKTIEDTLLTIRQYELARVEYDAYRVDLEQQRASGGSEQQQQKYSNDEVQKKYEKCKEQYEKLRSDIVVKMQFLDENRIKVMHKQLLLFHNAVAAYFAGNANGLEKTLQQFNISLKSPNSVTSSWLEQ; this is encoded by the exons ATGTATCCAGTGGAGGTGAAGATgaacaaatcgaacgaaaagaGCATACACGAGATGCTGAAAAACACTCCGTCCATGAACGACAGCACCGATACGGTGCACACGGGTTCCGAGCAGCAAACTAAGCAAACTATAAAGCACTCGACCACCCTGACCCTGAGAAACGTAAGCAACCATCACAGTCTTTCGTCTCCGACGTCCGTTAGCCTTGAGGATGAATCGGCGTACATCAAGAACGGCTCTTCGAAGCTCGACACGTTCCGCAACTGGAGCATCACCACATACAAATGCACCAAACAGATCATGCTGGAGAAACTGGGCAAATCACGTACCGTCGATCTAGAGCTAGAAGCCCAAATCGATCAGTTGAAGGAGACACAGAAGAAATATCTTAGTATAATGCGTCTGTCCCGTGCGTTCACGTCTCACTTTTACAACTGTATGCAAACGCAGACCCTGCTGGCGGAAACGTTCTCCGATTTGGCACAGAAAAGTCCTGAGCTGCAGGAGGAGTTTCTGCGCAATGCGGAAACGCAACGCATTCTCACGAAGAAcggcgagctgctgctgaacgcGCTGAACTTCTTCATTTCGTCCATCAATACACTTTGCAATAAGACGATCGAGGACACCTTGCTGACGATTCGACAATATGAGCTGGCCCGAGTCGAGTACGACGCTTACCGGGTGGACTTGGAGCAGCAGCGAGCTAGCGGGGGtagtgagcagcagcagcaaaagtaCTCCAACGACGAAGTGCAGAAGAAATACGAAAAGTGCAAGGAACAGTACGAGAAGCTGCGGTCAGACATCGTGGTTAAAATGCAGTTTCTCGATGAGAACAGG ATTAAGGTTATGCACAAACAGTTGCTGCTCTTCCAcaacgccgtcgccgcatATTTCGCTGGGAATGCGAACGGCCTCGAGAAGACGTTACAGCAATTTAACATCAGT CTCAAGAGTCCCAATTCCGTAACAAGCTCCTGGCTGGAGCAGTAA
- the LOC128267224 gene encoding protein arginine methyltransferase NDUFAF7 homolog, mitochondrial, with protein sequence MSAERLLKSWSSKSSFSIETGLSRWFCYKAVNRRAITELRNLRRGLPDVKSDGSNQRSLTETLHARIRATGPITVASYMKEVLLNPHTGYYSTKDNVFGDEGDFVTAPEIGQIFGELIAVWCINELQKFNYDGQIHLVELGPGKGTLMLDMLRVYERFGFSKERISVHLVELSSHLQRVQGERLCKGQVERSGQSESYIQRGTTGNGVNIFWYPDIVEVPRGFSIVIANEFFDALPAHVFCKDLADDDGPGWKEVLIDINPDASVPSFRFIQSTKRTPYSVVFEKRFHDKAHLLRDRSRVEVSFEMEQIAQNLANRFADSGGFGLIVDYGHEGNKSDTFRSFKSHKLHDPLVNPGDADLTVDVDFGFLKHFLEQDDKAFTLGPVAQGTFLEAMQGSKRLEDLLKSSTSQNWKKSLITGYEELTNPAKMGERFKVLAVFPAALKQHLLPGNNVIGFRSQETE encoded by the exons ATGAGTGCGGAACGGCTGCTGAAAAGTTGGAGCTCCAAATCTAGCTTTAGCATAGAAACAGGTCTATCTCGATGGTTTTGTTATAAGGCCGTCAACAGACGGGCCATTACGGAGTTAAGGAACCTCCGTCGCGGCCTTCCAGACGTAAAATCTGATGGTTCTAACCAGAGATCCCTAACGGAGACACTTCATGCACGTATACGGGCTACGGGTCCGATTACTGTAGCTTCTTACATGAAAGAGGTCCTATTAAATCCTCATACAGGATATTACAGCACAAAAGATAACGTGTTCGGTGATGAAGGAGACTTTGTTACCGCTCCTGAAATCGGTCAAATTTTTGGTGAG CTCATCGCTGTGTGGTGCATAAATGAGCTGCAAAAGTTCAACTATGATGGGCAGATTCATCTTGTCGAACTTGGTCCTGGCAAAGGAACTCTTATGCTCGACATGCTGCGAGTTTACGAgcgttttggtttttcgaaGGAGCGCATCAGTGTGCATCTGGTGGAGCTAAGCTCCCACTTGCAACGGGTTCAAGGTGAACGATTGTGCAAGGGTCAGGTTGAACGCTCCGGCCAGAGTGAATCATACATTCAACGCGGAACAACTGGAAATGGCGTCAATATTTTCTGGTACCCAGATATCGTAGAAGTGCCGAGAGGATTTTCCATCGTGATTGCGAATGAATTCTTCGATGCGCTGCCGGCGCATGTATTCTGTAAAGATCTAGCTGATGATGACGGTCCGGGGTGGAAAGAAGTTTTGATCGATATCAATCCAGATGCAAGTGTACCGAGTTTCAGGTTTATTCAATCTACCAAGAGGACACCGTATTCCGTTGTTTTTGAAAAACGATTCCACGATAAAGCGCACCTATTGCGAGATCGCAGTCGGGTCGAGGTGTCGTTCGAAATGGAGCAAATAGCACAGAACTTGGCGAACCGTTTCGCCGATAGTGGTGGCTTTGGTCTTATCGTAGACTACGGTCACGAAGGAAACAAATCGGATACATTCAGG TCTTTCAAATCCCACAAGCTACACGATCCTCTTGTAAATCCAGGCGATGCAGATTTAACGGTGGACGTTGATTTTGGCTTCCTCAAGCACTTTTTAGAGCAGGATGATAAAGCTTTCACTCTGGGACCGGTAGCACAAGGAACATTTCTTGAGGCAATGCAAGGTTCCAAGCGATTAGAG GATTTATTGAAGTCAAGCACTTCTCAGAATTGGAAAAAGTCGTTAATTACCGGTTATGAAGAGTTAACAAATCCAGCTAAAATGGGAGAACGTTTTAAAGTTCTGGCCGTTTTTCCTGCTGCACTAAAACAACATCTTCTACCAGGAAATAATGTGATTGGATTCCGCTCCCAGGAAACGGAATGA
- the LOC128278095 gene encoding arfaptin-2 isoform X2 gives MNKSNEKSIHEMLKNTPSMNDSTDTVHTGSEQQTKQTIKHSTTLTLRNVSNHHSLSSPTSVSLEDESAYIKNGSSKLDTFRNWSITTYKCTKQIMLEKLGKSRTVDLELEAQIDQLKETQKKYLSIMRLSRAFTSHFYNCMQTQTLLAETFSDLAQKSPELQEEFLRNAETQRILTKNGELLLNALNFFISSINTLCNKTIEDTLLTIRQYELARVEYDAYRVDLEQQRASGGSEQQQQKYSNDEVQKKYEKCKEQYEKLRSDIVVKMQFLDENRIKVMHKQLLLFHNAVAAYFAGNANGLEKTLQQFNISLKSPNSVTSSWLEQ, from the exons ATgaacaaatcgaacgaaaagaGCATACACGAGATGCTGAAAAACACTCCGTCCATGAACGACAGCACCGATACGGTGCACACGGGTTCCGAGCAGCAAACTAAGCAAACTATAAAGCACTCGACCACCCTGACCCTGAGAAACGTAAGCAACCATCACAGTCTTTCGTCTCCGACGTCCGTTAGCCTTGAGGATGAATCGGCGTACATCAAGAACGGCTCTTCGAAGCTCGACACGTTCCGCAACTGGAGCATCACCACATACAAATGCACCAAACAGATCATGCTGGAGAAACTGGGCAAATCACGTACCGTCGATCTAGAGCTAGAAGCCCAAATCGATCAGTTGAAGGAGACACAGAAGAAATATCTTAGTATAATGCGTCTGTCCCGTGCGTTCACGTCTCACTTTTACAACTGTATGCAAACGCAGACCCTGCTGGCGGAAACGTTCTCCGATTTGGCACAGAAAAGTCCTGAGCTGCAGGAGGAGTTTCTGCGCAATGCGGAAACGCAACGCATTCTCACGAAGAAcggcgagctgctgctgaacgcGCTGAACTTCTTCATTTCGTCCATCAATACACTTTGCAATAAGACGATCGAGGACACCTTGCTGACGATTCGACAATATGAGCTGGCCCGAGTCGAGTACGACGCTTACCGGGTGGACTTGGAGCAGCAGCGAGCTAGCGGGGGtagtgagcagcagcagcaaaagtaCTCCAACGACGAAGTGCAGAAGAAATACGAAAAGTGCAAGGAACAGTACGAGAAGCTGCGGTCAGACATCGTGGTTAAAATGCAGTTTCTCGATGAGAACAGG ATTAAGGTTATGCACAAACAGTTGCTGCTCTTCCAcaacgccgtcgccgcatATTTCGCTGGGAATGCGAACGGCCTCGAGAAGACGTTACAGCAATTTAACATCAGT CTCAAGAGTCCCAATTCCGTAACAAGCTCCTGGCTGGAGCAGTAA